The following coding sequences lie in one Candidatus Goldiibacteriota bacterium genomic window:
- a CDS encoding DUF4234 domain-containing protein, giving the protein MEQQILKQEKPRYSNALPLWHMVALSIATFGIYQIYWFYKNWKQLKVHHNLDIRPGWRTVGLFVPIWGLILTYRQFDDIRGHAENSGIEKLFLPGWMLVQYIVLTALWRLPDPYWLLTFFSIAPLTIVQETLNEYWKKEQPEFAVKTTLSGGQIAVLIIGGILFLLSLVGLFAGE; this is encoded by the coding sequence ATGGAACAGCAGATATTAAAACAGGAAAAGCCACGGTATTCCAATGCACTACCTTTATGGCACATGGTAGCGCTGTCAATTGCCACATTCGGGATATATCAGATATACTGGTTTTATAAAAACTGGAAACAGTTAAAAGTTCATCATAACCTTGATATAAGACCGGGTTGGAGGACAGTGGGGCTTTTTGTGCCTATATGGGGGCTTATACTTACTTACAGGCAGTTTGACGATATCAGGGGGCACGCGGAAAATTCCGGCATTGAAAAACTTTTTTTACCGGGATGGATGCTTGTACAGTATATTGTGCTGACAGCGCTGTGGAGGCTGCCTGACCCTTACTGGTTATTAACGTTTTTTTCCATTGCGCCTTTGACAATAGTACAGGAAACGCTTAATGAATACTGGAAAAAAGAACAGCCGGAATTTGCTGTAAAAACAACTCTTTCCGGCGGGCAGATAGCAGTTTTAATAATAGGCGGGATATTATTTCTTCTTTCTCTTGTAGGCCTTTTCGCGGGGGAATAA
- a CDS encoding T9SS type A sorting domain-containing protein — translation MMKKIVFITAFVFACSVFAYAITDTETPTVTETSTETVTETVTDTVTQTTTETVTETVTETATHTSTSSVLQTETATETVTETATHTSTSSVSQTNTLTATGTLTSTVTLTVTATITNTITKTVTLTPVPFTPTITPTITITATPFLTPAVEGYNFEILNGKIYPNPASNNAPIYALFKFTGSAKVTLQIYSADGRKVKEETKDVSPGEQRITFSAPNLAPGIWFTRFVTVESGRTVNGKLRKLVIVKP, via the coding sequence ATGATGAAAAAAATAGTGTTTATAACAGCGTTTGTATTTGCGTGCTCCGTTTTTGCGTATGCGATAACAGACACAGAAACGCCCACAGTGACAGAAACTTCCACAGAGACCGTGACTGAAACCGTAACTGACACGGTTACACAGACAACAACAGAAACTGTAACAGAGACAGTTACTGAAACCGCGACGCACACTTCCACAAGTTCGGTGTTACAGACAGAAACTGCAACAGAAACTGTAACTGAAACCGCGACACACACTTCTACAAGCTCGGTGTCGCAGACAAATACTTTAACCGCAACCGGCACTTTAACAAGCACAGTGACTTTGACGGTTACGGCGACGATAACAAATACAATAACAAAAACTGTAACTTTAACTCCCGTGCCATTTACTCCGACTATAACACCCACAATTACCATCACTGCCACGCCTTTTCTTACGCCGGCGGTGGAAGGCTATAATTTTGAAATTTTAAACGGTAAGATATATCCAAATCCCGCGTCAAACAACGCTCCCATTTACGCGCTCTTTAAATTTACAGGCAGCGCCAAAGTCACGCTTCAGATATATTCCGCTGACGGAAGAAAAGTAAAAGAGGAAACAAAAGATGTCAGTCCGGGCGAGCAGCGCATCACATTCTCCGCTCCCAACCTTGCCCCCGGTATTTGGTTCACGCGGTTTGTGACGGTTGAAAGCGGCAGGACAGTAAACGGTAAGTTAAGAAAACTTGTAATTGTAAAACCATAA
- a CDS encoding helix-turn-helix transcriptional regulator, producing MKTKKAGVYTDDKIYEKRKKEHRKSSEYRETYEEERLSYMVAEEIKELRGKKHYTQKQLAEKAGVKQQEISRVEKGGQNITIGLLNKIANGMGKKIKISII from the coding sequence ATGAAAACAAAAAAGGCCGGCGTTTATACCGACGATAAAATTTATGAGAAACGCAAAAAAGAACATCGGAAAAGTTCTGAATACAGGGAAACGTATGAAGAAGAAAGGCTGTCGTATATGGTGGCGGAGGAAATAAAGGAACTTAGGGGTAAAAAACATTACACACAAAAACAGCTTGCAGAAAAAGCGGGTGTCAAACAGCAGGAAATATCAAGGGTGGAAAAAGGCGGCCAGAATATAACTATTGGACTGCTTAATAAAATCGCGAATGGAATGGGCAAAAAAATAAAGATATCCATAATTTAA
- a CDS encoding MBL fold metallo-hydrolase, whose protein sequence is MRGKLMPSKWITNKGSKITLVVSGRNNIFLVESQGATLLVDAGMGYMYDNLLLKIKKTGAAPSVIALTHAHYDHAENTSRLKAHFYAKVLIHRAEAEHLKAGVNPEDKPVKGTFTVEDENYPPVIPDIIIDDVYNAGGGITVMHTPGHTPGSISVIVDDEIAAVGDAMFNVYPGQAMVPYVMDRRVLIKSWKKLLDTNCKIFLPSHGRAITRQTVEKVYKEYA, encoded by the coding sequence ATGAGAGGAAAGCTTATGCCTTCAAAATGGATTACAAACAAAGGCTCTAAAATCACACTTGTGGTGTCCGGCAGAAATAATATTTTTCTTGTGGAATCACAGGGCGCCACCCTTCTTGTGGATGCCGGTATGGGTTATATGTATGACAATCTGCTTTTAAAAATAAAAAAAACCGGTGCTGCGCCTTCTGTTATCGCTTTAACCCACGCGCATTATGACCACGCGGAAAACACTTCAAGGCTTAAAGCGCATTTTTACGCTAAAGTACTTATTCACCGCGCCGAAGCAGAGCACTTAAAAGCCGGGGTAAACCCGGAAGATAAACCGGTTAAAGGTACATTTACAGTTGAAGACGAGAATTATCCGCCTGTGATACCCGATATTATTATTGATGATGTATACAACGCAGGGGGCGGAATTACGGTAATGCACACCCCCGGCCACACCCCCGGTTCAATAAGCGTAATTGTTGATGATGAAATAGCAGCGGTCGGCGACGCGATGTTTAACGTGTATCCCGGGCAGGCAATGGTACCGTATGTAATGGACAGGCGCGTGCTTATAAAAAGCTGGAAAAAACTACTGGATACAAACTGCAAAATTTTTCTGCCATCTCACGGGAGGGCAATTACAAGACAGACAGTAGAAAAGGTTTATAAAGAATACGCTTAA